ggtctctttcagcaggataatgcaccgtgccacaaagcccaaatggttcaggaatggtttgatgagcacaacaatgagtttgaggtgttgacttggcctccaaattccccagatctcaatccaatcgagcatctgtgggatgtgctggagaaaCAAGTCCaacccatggaggccccaccttgcaacttaaaggatctgctgctaacatcttggtgccagataccacagcgtaccttcagggatctagcggAGTCCATACCTcgataggtcagggctgttttggcagccaaaggaggaccagcacaatattaagcaggtggtcataaggttatgcctgatcagtgtatatgatatatataatgAAACGTATACAATTGTATAATATAAACAGTTCTACGTATATTTAAAAGGATTTGCAGTATGAGTATATTGTGAATAAGAATCTCAGGATGAGCTCAGTTTTCGCTTACCGCGAGTTCTTGCCTGTGTTGGCGTTTTTCATTCGAAGTTTATAtcgtctgtttctttttctcttttaccTAAATTTCTTACTCTGCCAGGTTTCGTTTGCTAAATCTTTACTTGCATATCgcagttaattgttcttttgtttttctattggGTGAAGCCTCCCCCCCCCCCGGTTTTTACACAGCAGTCGGGGGATAGATTCACTCAAAGGTACGTGATCATTCACTATGACTACCTTTCAGCTTGTTCAGTGtttgagctgcaggatgttcagtaattcttcctccgtcgttagtgttaattttacctgtgataagtgtacgctagttagctctctgacggagaagatattagctttagaggtgcgcatccagactctagagagggttagtgatggtgacagtagtgtagtgtctgtaggaggaagtctggatgccttaggtggagttagtaaccccccaatccggcattagagccctcacagcgggGCGAATGGGTGACGACTCGGCAGCATAGTCGCGCAGCCAAGGCTAACGCTAAGGCTTGCCCAcgggagcaccactcctctccgcttcacatgaccaacaggtttgctctcctcagtgaagaacccgctgagaaacctgaaagagatctggttataggagactcaattttaaggcatgtgaaattagctaggcctttaggggctccagcagcacaggttaggtgtattccgggagccagggcaccggacattgcaggtaatcttagggtcctaggcaagcacaggttctccaagatagttttccatgtaggagctaatgatatacgccttcgtcagtctgaggttactaagagtaatgttgtagaggtgtgtaaattagcaaaggcgatgtccgatgccgtagtatgctctggccccatcccaatgcggcgtggcgatgtagcttacagcaggatacggtcgctgaactgctggatgtccaggtggtgctccgaaaacaatgtgggcttcatagacaattggagctcttttgagggcaaggctggcctgttaggacgggacggtgtccatcccactcgggtgggtgctgctctcattcatttcttgcagcatagcacatagtcttagagcagatctagttaatcggtgacaatccagggccagggccagggagcagacaagcaggttaatccgaccgtctgctagctgcaaagagtcgtcactcagggttcataacattgtgACTGTGTCTATTCccaaacgaaaatgttttaacaatcagaaaatttgttttagtaacctgattaaaataaaactagatgatagtgaatgcacagccagcacctttgatctgaagctaggactgttaaatattagatctctgtcaactaaaacacttataattaatgaactgattactgatcaggagttcagcgttctttgtttaacagaaacatggattaaacaaaacgagtacgtagcattaaatgaagcttgtccacctggctatagctatatgcaccaaccgcgtctaacaggcaggggaggaggtgtcgcagttattcatgataataagccagacatcaattcaacacattcgaagttctttatactaacctaacgtatgcaagtactaataataagttcacagagtcaattccactaattgttatttacaggcccccagggccatactctgaattccttagtgaatttgcagattttacttcaaaccttgttgtttctttagacaaagcattaatagtaggagacttcaacattcactttgataagccagaagaccctctgagagcagcagttgtgtccatcttagattcattaggtgttaatcaaaatgtaataggacccactcataatggaggtcacactctggatctcatttttacattcggattaaatatagaaaacatagtcactcttccacagtcggaagctatctcagatcattatctagtttcatttagaatgcgtcttagtcacgagatgcgcaacttgccgcattaccgtatgaagcatatatttacgtctgctactgcagagagatttaccgatagtctcccagaattatcactcatgattggttcaccttccgaccctacagaacttgaccaggcgactgattagttggagtcattatttcggaacaccctagacactgtagctccacttaaaaggaaaaaaagacaagaaactagcaccctggtacaatgaccaaacacgagctttaaaacaatcagctaggaaactagagcgtaaatggcgtcaaactaaattagcagtattccagattgcgtggaaggaaagccttctgagatacaaaaattctcttagtgctgctagatcagcgtatctctctgccctaatcgaagataacaaaaacaatccaaaatttttatttagcgctgtagcaaaactaactaggagcaaaaccactgtagaaaagcgcacaccatctacatttagcagcaatgatttcatgaattttttcaatgaaaaaattgacaatatcaggcaaaaaattcagactattaatttaaaaccatattatttgatagataatcctttagataatatagctatttctgatcagagcttagagtgcttcactccacttcaagagcctgatctaatttcactaatttcttcttcaaaatcttctacctgcatcctagatcctttacccacatctttccttaaacagatattaccagtagctactgaaccccttctaaaagtaattaattcttctctaagcactggctatgtgcctaaatcttttaagctagcagttatcaaacccttgattaaaaaaccggacctcgacccctgtcagctgtctaactatagaccgatatcaaacctgccctttatctccaagatcctagaaaaggctgtagcacagcagttatgttcatacctgcatagaaataacatttatgaaatgtatcggtcaggatttaggcctcatcacagcacagagacagcactggttaaagtggtaaatgacctgttactggcttctgatcagggttgtgtctccctactggtgttactcgatcttagtgcagcttttgacaccattgaccacactgttctacttgatagactagaacatgttgttggtgttaaaggaacagccctctcctggctcaggtcttatctgACTGACCgatatcagtttgtagatctagatggtgacttctccatgcataccaaggttatgttcggtgttccacaaggttctgtcttaggcccactgcttttctccctatatatgttaccccttggtgcaattattcgtaaacatggtattagcttccactgtaatgcagatgacacacggctatatgtttcagctaaacgGCTGACagcaagacagaggtgcttgtactaggaccacaggcagttagaagtgagctttctgattacagagtaatggtggatggtcttttggtttcatcttgtccagcaataaaagatcttggtgtgattattgattctggtctttcattcgaagctcatgtagataatatcactcgggtagccttcttccatcttaggaatattgctaagatgagaaatatgttgtcgcttcatgatgcagaaaaattagttcatgcttttgttacctcttggttggattattgtaatgtcttactgtctggatgttccagtaggagcagaaacaagctccagttagtccagaatgcagcagctagagtcctaactagaaccagaagatatgagcacatcactcctattttagccacactacattggctcccagtcaaatttcgcattgattataaaatactgttactaacctataaagcactaaatggtctcgcgccacagtacctgagcgaacttttagtcttttatgatccgccacgcctactccgatcaaagggtgctggttacttggtagtacctcaagtagcaaaggctacagcagggggcagagctttctctttcaaagccccaaagttatggaacctTCCGATTAGTGTTCGgaattcagacacagtctcaatgtttaagtctaggctgaagacacatttgtttagtcaagcttttaatgtatagttttcttaggcaaaggagcagatctggaaggttcatggtcatagagtgtttggtgtactgggatgtgttggatgctatcatcttaccaccctcgcaagtcgctcaggtttgctgactgtgaagtggttggatgctttatgtcccgggaagccttcatgtctgtgaccttctggctctccctttcagttatgctgtcatagctagtcttgccggagtccctgcctgcactttacacataattctactttgtctttaagcatcacatgatcagaaacttaatatctttctctttctctctctaccttctctgtcgagctatacaccccactcctgagctcccagtgtttgccagtttccagtgcgaccgctgccctacccctggtcggagtctcgccgcgtgatggtgcccactgatgctgtggatggatctgtgtggaccaggagacagccatggacagagccacttggggactttcacaccatcacagatatgccattacatctgtcagcccgtgacagcaaagaactagtgtttataatgaccttagaaactacactgacctaatggttcctcatgggtcattgattgctgttgtagaaaggacattaatcagctacagttacattattttctgtttagtgtcacccaaatgaggatgggttcccttctgagcctggttcctctcaaggtttcttcctttccatcccagggagtttttccttgccaccgttgccacaggcttgctcattagggataaaataaaatagtctaactatagaatttaataatttattcttatttctagttaattagttattttttattattatttttcattttcccctcccctttctctgttttcatcttttgtaaagctgctttgagacaatgttcattgtaaaaggtgctatacaaaataaactgaattgaattcatGATTACAGCAGAAGGTCTTAAATTCAAGTCTACATTATATTCATATGAAATCATCGACTGAAGCGACAGTGAGATTTGGGCATGAACTGTTGATGGGAAGTGCAGATTTTTAAGCTATCCATTTGTGTTCATCCACAGCAGAGGACGTTGCGTCATAAATGCTGACGGCTCCAAGCAGAAGATCATAAATATGATGATATTGAATGAAAGCAAACAGCAGCCAGTCAGGTATAAGGttcataatttatttacagtatttctaATTTCTATTTACAGGAATTGATTTACAgaaattcaaatttatttacaggaatatatttacagaaattcaaatttatttacaggaatatatttaTGGGAATCAATTTATTCACAGGAATATATTTACaggaattataatttatttgtaattataattaGTAATTAAAATGTGTTGGGTGCTGATGGCCTGATCCAACATGGCCTATTAATCatctgtggaataaaaacatgtttaaattaatatagaGTATTGTAGAACCTAATGTTTCCTTATTTGATTTCTTGTTCAATTGTCATGAAAAATCtagccaaatttaaccatgcgaatcgtcagtactctgaatttcataacggaacggtcgaggcccgggttaacgaCCGCCAtgggcgccgttgacctacagggcgctggtggaaattgggctactgttggtcgaagaagtagaggagggaggagagtgtgcagacagaaagagaagaggaaaggtaaaagtgtaggactgagaataggaactctgaatgttggtactgtgacagggaaaggtagagagctggctgatatgatggagagaaggaaggtggatatactgtgtgtacaggagcccaggtggaagggtagcaaggctcgtcctataggagcaggattcaagctgttttattatggtgtggatagtaagagaaatggggtaggtgtggccctgaaggaggagtttgtgaggaatgttctggaggtgaagagagtgtcggacagggtgatgagtctgaagttacaTCAGGGATGATGTTGAATTTTGTTAGTgcttatgccccacaggtaggttgtgagttagaggagaaaaagagattctggagtgaattagatgaggtgatagagactattcccacaggtgagagagtggtgataggagcagattttaatggacatgttggtgaggggaacacaggtgatgaggaggtgatgggcaagtttggagttaaggaaaggaaccttgaaggacagatggtagtggactttgctaggaggatggacatggctgtgatTAACACTTAtattcagaagagggaggagcataaaatgacttacaagagtggaggtaggagcacacaggtagactacatcctatgtagaagaggcaatctgaaagagattagtgactgtaaagtggtagtgggagagagtgtagccagacagtaTAGgaaggtggtgtgtaggatgactctgaaggtctgtaagaagaggtcaaagatagcgatagagaagaaaaccaagtggtggaagctgaaaaaggaggaatgttgtgaggaatttagacagaagttgaggcaggctctgggtggtcggGTAGtactgccagatgactggggaaactacagcagaagtgatcagggagacaggaagaaaggtgctgggtgtgtcatctggaaggaggaaagaagataaggagacttggtggtggaatgaggaagttcaggatagtattcagaggaagaggttagccaagaagaagtgggacatggacaggactgaagagaatagacaggaatacaaggagttacagcgcagagtgaagagggaggtgtctaaggccaagcagaaggcatatgacgAGTTGCACACtgggttagacactagagacggagagaaggacttgtacaggttagctaggcagagggatcgagatgggaaggatgtgcagcaagttagagttattaaggatagagatggaaaggtgctcacaagtgaggagagtgtacagaggagatggaaggagtactttgaagagctgatgaatgaggaaaatgagagggaaaaaagagttgAAAGGGTGAACTCTgcggaacagaaagtagataagattagaaaggatgaagtcaggaaggctttgaagtgaatgaaaagtggaaaggcagttggtcctgacgacatcccggtggaggtctggaagtgtctaggagaggcagcagtggaatttttaactagtttgtttaacagggttttagagagtgagaagatgcctgaggaatggagaagaagcgtattagtgccgatcattaagaataagggtgacgatctttaagaataagggtgacgatctttaagaataagggtgacgatctttaagaataagggtgacatgcagagttgcagcaactacagggggataaagttgatgagccacacaatgaagctatgggaaagagtagtggaagctaggttaaggaaggtagtggaaatttgtgagcagcagtatggcttcatgcccagaaagagcacaacagatgcaatttttgctctgagaatgttgaaggagaagtatagggatggtcagagagagttgcactgtgtgtttgtagatttggagaaagcgtatgacatggtgccaagagaagagctgtggtactgtatgaggaagtcaggagtagcagagaagtatgtcagagtggtgcaggacatgtatgagaggagcaggacagtggtgaggtgtgctgtaggtcagacagagaagttcaaagtggaggtgggactgcatcagggatcggctccgagccccttcctgttcgctatggtgatggaccagttgtcagaggaggtcagacaggagtctccttggacaatgatgtttgcagatgacattgtgatctgtagtgagagcagggagcaggtggaggaaaacctggagaggtgaggtttgcgctggagagaaggagaatgaaagtcagtcgtagtaagactgagtacatgtgtgtgaatgaaagagagggaagtggaacagtagaaaaatttcagcaagaatcaaggggaaggtgtacaagacagtggtgagaccggccatgctgtatggtttagaggcagtgtcaccgaggaagagacaggagtcagagctggaggtagcagagctgaagatgttgaggttctctttgggagttacaaggttggacaggattaggaacgagtacatcagagggacagctcatgttggacgtttgggggagaaagttagggaggccagattaagatggtttggacattttcagaggagggagagtgagtatatcggtaggagaatgttggacatggagttgccaggaaggaggcaaaggggaaggccaaagaggaggtatatggaagTAATAAATgcggatatgaagctagtgggtgcaagggttgaggatgcagaagatagggataggtggagagagatgattcgccatggccacccctgaagggaaaagctgaaagaagaagaagtagttcaattgtcatgaaaataaaattacatgatACTTTATTGTAGAAGCATGCAGTAGGGTTCTAGTACAATCCATGTGAGCTGGATCATATTCTGTGttagttcattttatttagatctgaTGTTTTACCTGGCTAACCGGAAAGGCCTTCTGTGAACCACCCATGTTTACTGATCTGCTTCAGGCTTGGTCTTTTGGTGGGATCTTGCTCCAAGCACCAGTTGATCAGATGGCGGCAGGCTGTGTGGGCAGTGAagtaaacagagacagaaatttaCTCACTAATTTTTAATCTTCACTATCATTTTTCTCAGATTTGTTGTAATAtctcaaaatgctgtttttatattctCTCACATTCAGACAGGCCAGGTATGAAATTGAGGGACCCAGCAACAATTTCCTCCTCATTACTGAAGGGCATTTCTCCACAGACTATGCTGTATAGGAGAATGCCCAGACTCCAGACGGTAGCATGGTCGGCGTAGTACTGTTGTTGCTGGATCCATTCTGGAGGCCAAAAATCTGGGGTTCCTGAGCAGAAGAGCAAGAACAACATCAGCAACATCACAACTTAGATATTCCTTTAATTATGTGCAATATCTGTTGATGTGCAATTACCTGCATATTCCACGTAGGGCGTGTCCTGCCACAAATCGCCACAGCCAAAATCGATCAATTTAATGTCCAGGGTGTCGGAGTTGAACAGAAGGTTTTCCGCCTTGATGTCACGGTGGAAAACCTTGTGACTTTGGCAGTAGCGGGCAGCCTCGACCACCTGcagcatgaaataataataataataataataataataataataataataataataataaataccatCAGTCATTGAACACTAAAGAAAACTCAGGATCAAAGTCAAAAGAGCTAAATTAAATTTCATCTAAACACAACTATATACACTGTAATTATGTACTATACTCTAGAAAGAACAACCAGTCTCAGCAAGACTGGACCCTTACAGCCACATCACATAGTCACAGCCATACCATACATCAGTAACCCTAAATAAACAGTTCAATCTCACACGTgtctaaattacacacacaaacaaaacacacatgatGCCTTTGTGGATTGTTTTTCTTAGTATTACTAACTTCAccattattatttgcatttgtgCATCACTTTGTGTTCTCCATTTCTATGGGTTTTTTACTTTGTGAAGCATCTGATAAAGCTAGCAAACACATTATcaagaacaaacaaatcaacagcAAACAAATTCTTTGGTTATCCAAAGAGGGGCCACAGTGAAAGATGAATCACCTGCAGCATGATCATTTTGGCCAGTAGCTCGCTGAGTGTGCCTCCTTCACTCAAGCATAACTCGTACACGTCCATGCAGGGGATTGGTCTTTCCAGGACTAACAGGAGGCAGTTGTCCATTTCAAACCAATCCACAAGCTGCAGGACGTACTGGCAGTGAGGTGGCTTTGATAGCATTTGCATTAAAGCCACCTCTAGATGGAGCTTGCAGGTCTCGCCAGGCtagcaattaaaaaacaaacagacagaaaattaGCATAGTTTGTGACATCAGAATCtatagatacagtatatgaaacCTAGATGCTGCTGTGAGCCAAGACTAATGTGGCTGAACTGAGGAGAATTAGACTTTCAAAGGAAGATTTTTGCAGCATATGGATGGAAGAATCACAAAGAACAAGTATAAAAAAGAAGACATTACTTTTTATAGGAATTACTTTGCTGTTTAGCGTTTCTTCATCTCAATCTCAGTTCTTCACTAATGTATGTGATATTCTGGAGGTCATGTGTTACCATGGTGAAAGTATGCTAGTTTGAAGGGTCAGTCACCTTTAGCTCACATTATGTTACTTGATCAATTCATAATGAATATGTTGTTGCTTGTATGTGATTTGATGTCATCTAGTTATTGACCCTAACTATCTGattggggtgggggtgttgaCTTATGAAAGTAATCAGGAACAGTGACTAATGCAGCATCTAGGATTCTTTTACCGAAAAATGACAGCAAGGTGCATTAGTTTTGCATAGTTTTGGTCTTTAAATCAATTGTAAACAGGACTTTATTGCTACTATCACAGCAGTCAAGTAAGGTTACTTACAACGGTGATGTACAGGTCCGAGCCATCCTTACGGATGTGTTTAATGGCGacctacaaacaaaaacaaaaacaaaacacccctGTGAAGTGTAGCAGTGGACAGATGGAAAACAGGTGAGGGCGGAAGGTGCGAACAGAACACTGGAAAAGGTGGGACAAATAACACGCGGGGAAAAATAGAAACGAGATCACGTGACCCAGAAATCATAAACACAAGCTTAAAACTAGTGCGGGGATTAATGAAGTTTTATCTAATCTTATCTTAGGGATGCGCTACAAGGAAATGACAACCTTATTACAGATTTAAATCACCAGAGAAAGTTTTTGGAGAAAGTCTCTTTCTGGACAATGCTCATGTCATTAACCTCATTAATGCTCTACAGTTCATGTATTGTGTTGACCAGTGCAATCTGCAGGATTTGCACAGGCATTTACCTGCTGTCCATCTTTGCGACGAACTCCTTCGTACACTGATCCAAAGCCTCCACTCCCCAGCAGATTTCCGATGGTGTACAGATCGAGAAATCTCTgtgctaaagaaaacaaataaagaaagacacAAAATGAGCCTCGTGTTTGTTGTCctcttctgtgtgtatgtaacgcGCTGAGTTAGCATTAACGTAAGGGATCGCTCGCCTAACTCAAGTTGCAGCAGAAATCACACGAAGCTCACACAGGTCGCATTTCACATCTCgaggggtttttattttttactggcAACagcgttatttatttaaagaagacaACTTAAATGagcaacagaaatgaaaataaaaacatcgcTGTACTCGCGGCTCACGTGACTGCAGACTGACCAcgacacaaaaaaaacaaaatggcgcTCTGCTCTTAAAGGAGCCACAGCTTATTTCACTCGTTACAGGTGAATTGGTCAGTAATAAATCAGTGGTTTATTTcgtgtatgtgttttttatctctttttataccacagcacaatAACTGCTAACCTTATCACAGCATTCTGATCATGGGTAGAAAAGCCAGTTGTtacttatattaaaaaaaacagctttcgtATCTACCTCAGATATACACTGCGGTCAAAAGAATTGACCACATCATTAACATCCCAGAGTTTCCATCATTTTCTGGTTTTTGACCAATTGAAAATGTTgcattttgaaatatttctgtaaatatttgtgTTACATACCCTTTGGATCAGTGAGGAATTCCATACAAGAAGCGTGTATAGTGGGCACCTCTTGGACCTGAAAGTTGGATAAACACATCATATCCATATACATGTGAAGATTTTCTGGCTTATTTATTATGAGAAATAATGAGACATCAAAAGAAACTAGTTAATTACCTCATCGTCCACATCCCAGTCCTCCGATTGGATTTCTTGGTAGGTTGTGAACTTTTCAGGCATCGGTGTGTCATCTGCCTCTGAGTCCAAGTCCCACATCTCAGCTTGTGGCTCCGTGAAAACGGGCATTTCAGCTGTGTCGTGTGATCGGTAGTCCATATCCCACACAAAGTCCATCATCCTCTGTAGCAGTTTTTGGATTTCTTTAAGAAATTCAGTACTTGCCAAAATCAAATGATGCTCTCGGGTCAACGcaagtgtgtttttgttcagtttgaAAAATAACCGTTGTCATGGCGCTGACTCAACCAATCAGGTTCGTCGAGAGCTGCGCCGCTGTTTCTTGGGCAGTTTGCCAGAGCTGCGCTCCAATTTTGTGGCgttatgtttgttttgtattcctTTGCATTTTGATTTAAGTTACCTACTGATGTCCTGATTATGTTTTGCTTAATTTGTCTCATAATAAATATGATGTCATTAagttattacataaaaatgaagTTATTCCGCCGTGTCATCTCCTTTAATGTTGCATCGTTGAGCCCGGTGTAACATATGGGGGCTCGTCCAGTTTCAATTGGTTTGATTTGGTTGATGTTAAACTGTTAAACTTATTCGTTTTCCTAATCTTCTTAACTTTCTTCATTTGTTGGGAGAGATTAAAAGGCGGCTTTGTTAGGACTGGGAAATTGTAGAACGGTATGAATTAAGTGGCGTTGATAGGCGATTGAGAAAAGACGAGGTCAGGGAactaataagaaataaattgaGCGatcttcagctttttttttcttttttacctaTTTCGCAAAAACAAGTAACAATTGGGGTTGATCCTGCAGCTCAAAAATCAGTTTCATTTGTTGGTTTATCGTTTGAGCAGCAGAAAGAGCTTGTTAAAATGCAGCAGTTGCACGAAAAGGAGATGCGTGATCGTGAACTGGAAATAGAAAAACGTAAATGAGATGATTTGATGAAGCGGAGTGAGATGGAGTTTGGAAAAATGAAACACGAGCATAAATGAGCTGCGGACCGGCAAAATCAAGAGTTTCAGCTAAAGTTGGAGACTTTGAAACTTCGAGGTGAGGGCAGGTCATCTATTGATCGCGCGGACTGTTCGTTTGATATCATTAATCATCTGAACTTGTTGCCTGTGTTTAATGAGAGGGATCCGGACGTCTTTTTCTCGTTATTTGAGAGCATAGCTGATGAACGGGGATGGCCTGAGACCGACCGTACAGTTCTGCTCCAATCCGTGTTAGTGGGGAAAGCTCAGGAGGCGTATACTGCTCTTTCAGTAGAGGAAAGAAAGGTATGATGGTGTAAAATCTGCTGTGTTAAAAGCCTTGGAGCTGCTTCCAGAAGCTTATCGCCAACGTTTTCGTACTTGGAGGAAAagtgagagacaa
This DNA window, taken from Hemibagrus wyckioides isolate EC202008001 linkage group LG06, SWU_Hwy_1.0, whole genome shotgun sequence, encodes the following:
- the LOC131354091 gene encoding serine/threonine-protein kinase pim-1-like, which encodes MQMLSKPPHCQYVLQLVDWFEMDNCLLLVLERPIPCMDVYELCLSEGGTLSELLAKMIMLQVVEAARYCQSHKVFHRDIKAENLLFNSDTLDIKLIDFGCGDLWQDTPYVEYAGTPDFWPPEWIQQQQYYADHATVWSLGILLYSIVCGEMPFSNEEEIVAGSLNFIPGLSESCRHLINWCLEQDPTKRPSLKQISKHGWFTEGLSG